The following coding sequences are from one Ooceraea biroi isolate clonal line C1 chromosome 5, Obir_v5.4, whole genome shotgun sequence window:
- the LOC105287022 gene encoding NAD-dependent protein deacetylase sirtuin-7, whose amino-acid sequence MEEETSKEKFLSRRRSAALKAVTVKDERVATLKKVAAILQKSELDRTAEETGILASCSDAVKEVNLRQEKRDKIKARLEEIEDAPEILEEKCMRLAAAISRATSLAVYTGAGISTAASIPDYRGTNGVWTRLQQGKDIGNHDLSQAEPTLTHMALYALYKARVLKHVVSQNCDGLHLRSGIPRNLLSEVHGNMYVEVCRACKPSREYWRLFDVTEKTARYQHGTGRLCHRCNSMLQDSIVHFGERGNLPWPINWNGASRAAKQADVILCLGSSLKVLKKYPWLWQMDRPVQKRASLYIVNLQWTPKDENAVLKINGKCDEVMKRVMSHLGLEVTQYNRLKDPIFFHAVKLQNGEQLTTTQPCLEEPAVKKEPLSQSSDENVKCTMQQTDDNEDCVSPASVTNMTAAYTAPFFAALPFLSMGLPFPPIYMYPNLMSLSYYPIVQVPNAPVEAPKPKPACSFCMEHEGSLTCLYYQRDGDALEPAKTENEQKQEEGGLVIRADTPIASPKNPGWFGKGYRKGMKRKR is encoded by the exons ATGGAGGAGGAGACGAGTAAGGAGAAGTTCCTGTCTCGAAGACGTTCTGCCGCTCTGAAGGCCGTCACAGTCAAAGACGAGAGGGTGGCCACCCTCAAGAAG GTGGCAGCAATATTACAGAAATCCGAGCTAGACAGAACAGCGGAGGAGACGGGAATACTCGCCTCGTGCAGCGACGCGGTGAAAGAGGTTAACCTACG ACAAGAAAAACGGGATAAAATTAAAGCAAGATTGGAAGAAATTGAAGATGCACCCGAGATTTTGGAAGAGAAATGCATGCGTTTGGCCGCAGCGATTAGTAGAGCGACGTCGCTCGCGGTGTACACCGGTGCCGGTATCAGTACGGCGGCATCTATACCAGATTACAGGGGAACCAATGGAGTCTGGACTCGCTTGCAGCAAGGAAAAGATATCGG GAATCACGATTTAAGTCAAGCCGAGCCAACGTTAACGCACATGGCTCTTTACGCACTGTACAAGGCACGTGTCCTCAAGCACGTAGTCTCGCAGAACTGCGATGGATTACACTTGCGCAGCGGCATCCCGCGCAATCTCCTGTCCGAGGTGCACGGCAACATGTACGTGGAAGTCTGCAGGGCATGCAAGCCCTCCAGGGAGTATTGGCGGCTTTTTGATGTTACCGAGAAAACTGCGCGGTATCAGCACGGCACGGGAAGATTGTGCCACAGGTGTAACTCGATGCTGCAAGACTCGATCGTCCACTTCGGCGAGAGGGGTAATCTACCTTGGCCGATCAACTGGAACGGAGCGTCGAGGGCGGCGAAACAGGCGGACGTTATACTATGTTTAGGTTCTAGTCTGAAAGTTCTTAAGAAGTATCCGTGGTTGTGGCAGATGGACAGGCCCGTGCAGAAGAGGGCCTCCCTGTACATCGTTAATTTACAGTGGACTCCGAAAGACGAGAATGCAGTATTGAAAATCAATGGGAAATGCGACGAAGTGATGAAGAGGGTGATGAGCCATCTCGGGCTGGAAGTAACGCAGTACAACCGTCTGAAGGACCCCATCTTCTTTCACGCGGTGAAGTTGCAGAACGGCGAACAGCTCACGACGACGCAGCCCTGCCTCGAAGAGCCGGCGGTGAAGAAGGAGCCTCTCAGTCAAAGTAGTGACGAGAATGTTAAGTGCACGATGCAGCAAACTGACGACAACGAGGACTGTGTGTCGCCCGCGAGCGTGACTAATATGACCGCTGCCTATACCGCGCCGTTCTTCGCCGCGTTACCGTTTCTATCGATGGGCTTGCCATTTCCCCCCATATACATGTACCCTAACTTAATGTCGTTATCTTACTACCCCATCGTGCAAGTACCGAACGCACCAGTGGAAGCGCCGAAGCCGAAGCCGGCGTGTTCGTTTTGCATGGAGCACGAGGGCTCCCTTACCTGCCTGTACTACCAACGCGACGGAGACGCTCTCGAGCCGGCGAAGACTGAGAATGAGCAGAAGCAAGAGGAAGGCGGGTTGGTGATACGCGCGGACACTCCCATAGCGTCTCCAAAGAATCCGGGCTGGTTCGGTAAGGGATACCGCAAGGGCATGAAGAGGAAGCGGTAG
- the LOC105287020 gene encoding testis-expressed protein 9, with translation MSDDLLAKEREFHRLNRELQLKTRNVMKEVDSVINARVSNNSFSNVNRLYSDLMTNDTKMTEDTMSKPNGQSKVSLIKSPDVPVVENISNIEVSLKKDNTLGNKAIINLLKGKIDMLHKELQATQLEFNRKCDYCKELEVENKKLDDAQAKLHNQIGTLKDTIVKLENTNSDTLTNCQALSNENVALKKDTEALKKEIKVLNQQSNNYDVRLNRILESNEKLKNALKCSQIEEKELRSQIRKLQEDKRLSIKSLEKQRSELVQAFKKQLLLIDNLKKQNMYLTASDQICLIEGDFAKLLEWKPPQL, from the exons ATGTCTGATGACTTACTAGCCAAAGAAAGGGAGTTTCACAGATTGAATCGTGAACTTCAGCTCAAGACGCGTAATGTGATGAAGGAAGTCGATTCCGTCATAAACGCTCGTGTCAGCAATAACTCATTTAGCAATGTGAATCGATTGTACTCAGATTTAATGACGAATGATACAAAGATGACAGAGGATACAATGTCGAAACCAAACGGGCAATCAAAggtatcattaattaaaagtccTGACGTTCCAGTAGTAGAAAATATCAGTAACATCGAGGTGTCACTAAAAAAGGATAATACTCTGGGAAATAAagctattattaatttgctCAAGGGCAAAATAGATATGTTGCATAAAGAGTTACAAGCAACACAACTCGAGTTTAACAGAAAG TGCGATTACTGTAAAGAATTAGAAGTGGAGAATAAAAAACTTGACGACGCTCAAGCCAAGTTACACAATCAGATAGGAACACTAAAAGATACAATCGTAAAATTAGAAAACACAAATTCCGATACACTGACAAACTGCCAAGCTTTAAGTAACGAGAATGTCGCCCTGAAGAAG GATACGGAAGCTCTTAAGAAAGAAATCAAAGTATTGAATCAGCAATCAAACAATTACGATGTGAGATTAAATAGAATTCTGGAAAGTAACGAGAAGCTTAAGAATGCATTAAAATGTAGTCAGATAGAAGAAAAG GAACTAAGAAGTCAAATTAGAAAGTTGCAAGAAGATAAGAGATTAAGCATAAAAAGTCTAGAGAAACAGCGGTCGGAACTGGTTCAAGCGTTTAAGAAACAACTGCTTCTCATAGATAATCTGAAAAAACAAAAC ATGTATTTAACGGCAAGTGATCAAATCTGTTTAATCGAAGGGGACTTCGCCAAGTTACTGGAGTGGAAACCTCCGCAACTTTGA